The DNA segment TTTAATTGAAGTTCAGAACCCAGTTGCATCTAATGATGACTTTCGTGAACTTGTTTGATTAATTTGTTGATTAATAAAATTCTCAACTTCTCTAAAGTTTGGCATAGAACGCAGTTCTAGTCTTGCATTATCTTCCATAACTAGAACCATATCTCCATATGAACCAAGTCCTCTTGGAATTGACCTAACCTCTTTAATTTGGCTATAAGCTATTTGGGATTTATCCTTACCCATCCACCCACCAGTAACAGAAATTCTTTTATTTGTAATCTTAAAGCGAACCCATAAAGCCCTTACTAAAGCTCCAAAAGTAAAAGGAAGCCCAATTAAAGTAATTCCTGCAAGTAGATTCAAAACGAGATCTTCCTTGGCAGGAGCACCTTCATAAAAGACTATTTCAGAAGACTTCATCATTGAAGCAATCCAGCCTCACTAAGTAACTTATCGCATTCTTTGAGCAATGTGGAAGGGGATTTTCGCAAACAGTTTGGACTTAAGCTAATCAAAGTCCAATAATTACAATAATCTTTCTTGTTAAAAAGTCTCATTCTTAAATGATCATGGAGTCGTCGTCTCAAACGATTTCTCACAACAGCCTTTTTACTAACTTTATTGCTTATAGAAATTGCACATTTGCAAGAGCTACTTCCCATGGTTTCCTTAGAGCCTCTTATTAAATTATTTCTAGCTTTACTAACCTTTAGGCTCATTGAAGCACCTCTAAAACGTTTGGATGACTTATGTATATAGTCAAAACACTTATATCCTTTTAATCTCATTGCCTTGGGTAGAACCATATTAATTACTTAGGAAGTTTTTGATGATTAGACAGCTATACGAGATCTACCTCTCCTTCTTCTACTACGAATAACACTTCTCCCAGTATGGGTTCTCATCCTAACCCTGAAGCCTGATACGCGTTTTCTTTTTCTACTGGTTCCACCAAATGTTCTTTTTGTCATGAGAATGCTGCCTTATTTAGAAATTTTTTAAGCCTATCTAATTTATCAGCTCACTCGATTGCAATGTTCCAAGACCCAACATACCCAGATATTGGTACAGCACCAGGTGATTGAGCATAAGCATGGAATTGAAACATTCCAGCACTATTAGGGTTGAATATCTTCATCCTCAAAGCGTATGATTTTTTATCTACTGGAATTGGCTGATCTGGATAGAAGTCAATAGCTGTCTGATCTTTACTGACTTCTATAATGCCAGGAATAGTTTCTAAACATTTTGTTCTTGTGCTATATCCTCCTACCTGTGCTCTACAAAATTCTAGTTTCTCAGGTTTGATTTTTGATTCAAAATAATCTGGTACTTTAATTGTTAATTTTAAAATACCAGTTTTTCTATTTTTAGACCTTAAGATCAGATAGTAGGTTGAACGATCTCTTTTTTCTTTGGATGATTGTACATATTTAAGTCTGACGTAATTAGGGTCAGGATCCCACATGAAATCTATCCCTGTATTTGCCAAACTAGGATTATTTGGAATTGTTCCAATTGCAAACAATGCCCCAATTGCCAAAGATGAACTTAATAGTTTCTTTGCCGAATTCTTGAAAGTTGAGTTATTGGAGATCTGACGCATTTTTAAATAGGTTGTAATGAATAAGGGTTCAAGCTTCAAAGATACTAATTCTTAATTTGAAGCTTTCAGATTGGATCTATTAAGAACAAAAATCTAAGGCAATGCCTTTATAGATCTGTCTGGTCTTAAGATACTCGCTTTTCCTAAATAAGTATGATTAGGAACTTGATTTTCCGAGAGTCTTACATGCACAAGTATCCTGATGCACTTAGGCAGATCATTTTTCACAAACATTTGCTGACAATCAATTAAAGAGACCGTTTCCCATCCGGTTTGTTTTCTCGCGATACTTGCAGGGAAACAAGCATTTAGGTCAGTTGTAACTGAAAAAATTACAGAAATAATTTGACTAGGTTGAAGCCTATTCCTGTTTACCAATTCAGCGACAAGCTCATTAACTGCTTCTTCAATAGCTTCTACTGTGTTGTTTAAGCATGTAGTTGCTCCTCTTATAGATTGAATGTTCATTTAATTTCTTTTTCAGTTATAACTTATGGTCTAAATAGCCAGAGGATTTGACCATTAGTAGAAAATTCAATACTTATTAGTTCGATTAATGATGCAATCATACTCCCACCGGGCAAAAGACCTATTAATTTTTTCTTTGGACGGCCAAGAGTAATTGGCTGGAGTTTTTCATCAAGGTCTGCAAGCTCTGCCGCTAAAAGCCTTGCATCATTTTCATCTCCAACTTCATCTACTAATCCAAGCTCTTTTGCTTGATCACCAGTGAACACCCTTCCATCTGCAAAGGCTCTTACTGATTCCTCGCTAAGGTTTCTTCCTTGTGCAACTGCTTTAACAAACTGGCCATAACTACTATCTATAAGTGATTGAAGAAGAGAACGTTCTTCAGCTGTAAGAGCTCTATCCGGTGAAAGGATGTCCTTAAACACACCACTTTTTACTGTTTCAAATTGAATGCCTATACGTTCAAGCAACTTCGAAATGTTGTTGCCACGAAGAATCACGCCTATTGAACCTGTAATGGTTCCAGGGTTTGCAATAATCCTCTCAGCAGCAACTCCTATATAAACGCCCCCAGAAGCTGATATGTTGCCAAAACTTGCTATAACATGACATCCCGTTTCTCGAAGTCTAAGTAGTGCAGCATGTATTTCCTGACTGTCACCAACAGTGCCTCCTGGGCTATCAATGCGAAGAAGAAGAGCTGGGAACTCTCTTTTTTCAACTTGTCGAATAGCTTTAAGAACAATTTTTCTTGTGGAACCTCCTATGGGTCCATCAATAATTATTCTTGCCATCCTTTTTTTGGATTTGCGACGCCAAGGCCAGATCATTTCTTTAGTACGTATTCCATTGAATCTTAAAAAAAAGCTTTCAAAGTGTGGTCATGTTTGAAAAGTTGAATTGGTTGTTAATGGTTTTACCCTTCGCATTATGGGGGACTGCAATGGCAGCCATGTCACCATTGGTTGAATCAGGTGGGCCTGAGGTTGTAGCCACCTTAAGGCTTTTCCCTGCTGGAGTGGTACTTCTATTAGCAGCATTTTGCCTCAAAAGACCTTTAAAAATTGCAAAAACTGATTGGTTATGGTTTGTAGCTTTCTCGTTAATTGATGGAAGCTTATTTCAATTTTGCTTAGCAAGAGGCTTGGCGGAAACCGGCGCAGGATTAGGTTCTGTATTCATTGATTCTCAACCATTAATCGTTGCATTACTAGCTAGAACTCTTTTTGGAGATCCTATTAATCCTATTGGTTGGATTGGCTTGACTTTAGGGATTGGAGGAATAGCTTGTATAGGAATTTCGCCAGATTTATTAGGCAACTGGTTCTTAATGGGAGAAGAAGTTTCTGGATTTAATATTTTAAATAATGGAGAGACTTGGATGTTATGTGCTGCAATTGCAATGGCTATAGGAACTGTTTTAATTCGTTTTACTTGTAAAGGAAGTGACCCAGTCTCTGTAACCGGATGGCACATGGTAATTGGAAGTATTCCTTTGGCATTGGTTCATTATTTTGATCGGGAATGGCCCCTATTCCCTCATTGGTCTTTCCATGACTGGAGCTTAATGGCCTATACCACTTTATTAGGGAGCGCTTTGGCTTATGGATTATTTTTTTGGTTTGCAAGCAAAAAAGAACTTACAAGTTTTAGTGCCCTTGCATTTTTAACCCCAGTATTTGCTCTTATTTCAGGAGGTGTTTGGTTAGGAGAAAGACTTAATTCAATACAATGGATTGGTGTTTGTTTTGTTCTTTTCTCTGTGTTTTTAGTTAGCCAACGGTCTAGGTTATGGGAGCCTTGGACTAATCTTAATGGTGGTATTTCAAAAGATATATAAGAATGGATTTACAACATTTAAAATTAATTATCATTAGTACTCCTATTGGATTTATCGGGAGCGGAAGAGGTGGTGGTGTTGAATTAACTTTGGTCTCTATAGTAAAAGGATTATTAGAGATGGGATATGAAATTACCATAATTGCATCAGAAGGATCTTCTTTACCTTCTTCTTGTCAGAAGGCTAATATTATAGAAGTTAAAGGGGTAGATCAAGTTAGTTGGCAACAGCAAAAGGATGATTCCCCTATTGAAATACCTATGGATGGAATACTTCCTAAATTTCTAGAGATAGCAATTAATCTATCTAAAGAATATGATGCAATCCTAAATTTATCCTATGACTGGTTACCCATATGGATTACTCCATATATAAATGCAAATATATTTCATTTAATTAGCATGGGAGGTGTTTCTAAGATAATAAAAAATACTATTAAAAATATATCTGAAACACATCATTCTCGATTAGCATTTCATACATATACTCAAGCTTCAGACTATCGATTAGAGAAGGAGCCTATTATTGTAGGGAATGGATTTGATTTTAGAGATTATGATTTTCAAGCAAATTCAACAGGACCTATAGGCTGGGCTGGAAGAGTTGCTCCAGAGAAAGGATTAGAGGATGCAGCAAAAGTCGCAGCATCTCTAGGGGATACTTTACTGGTTTGGGGTTTCATCGAAAATAATGACTATGCTTCTAAAATTGAGGCCTCTGTACCTCCAGGAACAATTGAATGGAGAGGGTTCCTAAACACTCATCAATTCCAATCTCAAATGGGAGCTTGTAGAGTACTTATCAATACGCCAAAGTGGAATGAAGCTTACGGGAATGTTGTAATGGAAGCCATGGGTTGTGGAGTCCCAGTAGTTGCTTATAACCGGGGTGGGCCTGGCGAACTAATTAAATCAGGCGTTACAGGTTGGTTAGTTCCTCCAGACGATATTGATAAATTAAGAGAAGCTGTATTAAAAGCAAACAAAATCAATAGAAAAGATTGCAGAGAATGGGCTATTCAATCTTCTTCTTATCAACAACTTGCGAAAAGAATTCATTGTTGGATTACAAATGAAATTGCAATTAAATAAATACACATATTCTTTAAAATATATCTAAAGTCAAAGTGAAGTCATTTATCTCTAAATCTGAATACCAGAAAGGAATATTTGCAATTCTCTTGTTTGGTTTTTTTATTTTTATTTTTCAACTTGGATCAACTGGTTTAATCGATGAGACACCTCCTCTATTTGCTGCTGCAAGCAGAGCAATGAGTGAAACAGGTAATTGGCTTACTCCAAGAGTTAATGGATTAAATAGGTTTGACAAGCCTCCCTTGATTTATTGGTTAATGGGATCCTTTTACTCCATACCAGGACATGACCTCTGGGATCCACTAGGAACTTGGGCTGCAAGACTTCCTTCTGCTATGTCGAGCCTGATGATGATGCTTTTCCTTGGCGACACATTAATGAAACATCCAGTGCGAAATAATACTTTTCCAAGAAGGACAGCTCTGGTGGCGTCACTTGCATTTGCACTGTCTCCAATAGTTATTGTATGGGGCCGCATCGCAGTTAGCGATGCGCTTCTTTGCTGCACCTTAGGAATAAGTTTACTTCTCAATTGGAGAACATATGTTTACAAAGATAGTTCTAATAATTGGTGGAGTGCTTGGGTCGTACTGGGATTAGCTGTTCTTACAAAAGGGCCAGTTGCAATAGTCTTAACATTAATGACTTTGATTATTTTTGGATATTTTCAAAAGGATTATTTAACTCTAATAAAAAAGACTAAACCATTAAAAGGTTTGTGTATTAGCGTTCTAATAAGTAGTCCTTGGTATATAGCCGAGTTGATTGTTGAAGGGAAGCCTTTCTTTGATAGTTTCTTTGGTTACCATAATCTTCAAAGATTAACATCAGTTGTAAATAGTCATTCTCAACCATGGTGGTTTTTCGTAATGATGCTATTAATAGCATCATTTCCATTTACACCTTTTCTAATCTCTGGTTTAATTAACTACTTCTATAAAATATTAAGTCCAAATAGAAGCTACTATATAAACAAAACAGATAATTCTTTACTTAATTTTGCAGGCAGCTGGCTCATCTCTGTTTTTATACTATTTACATTTGCAGCCACGAAGCTTCCTAGTTATTGGCTTCCTGCAACTCCTGCTGCTGCAATAATTATTGCTTTATCGTCAGGCAAAAGTATCCATGATGATAGAAAAGTTTCAATTCACTATTTGTCAATATCTTTTTTCATGTTTTTGATGGCCATATTACTTTCAAATCCCGAAATATGGATTAACACTATAAATGATCCTGAAATGCCTGAACTTGCATCAGAATTATTAGAAAGTGGTTTAGTTACAAGAGCTGCTATATATTTTTACTTACCTGCATTTATAAGCCTTTATTTCGCGATAGGGAAAAAGTCGAGAAATCTAATATTACTTCAATTGCCATTTATTATTTTTCAAATCTTTGTAATGCTTCCGATCTGGAAACTTGCAGATGGCTTACGTCAAAAGCCTATTAGAGAAGTTGCAAAACAGCTCACTTTGCTACACAAGGAAAATGAAGAACCAATAGCAATGGTTGGTATAAAGAAGCCCTCTCTTCATTTTTATGCGAATAAATTAATATTTTACGAATCAAATGATGTAGTAGCACTTGTCAACTTATCTGAAAGATTACGTGAAGAGAATAGAGCAGAGTGGACTAACGAAACAACCTTTTCAGAGGGGAGGTCTCCTACTGTACTTGTTGTTATAGACAAGAAAACAAATGATTACCCGCACTGGCAAGGAATGAATGCAAAGGAAATTAGTTCTTTTGGTATCTATAAGCTTTTGCGTCTAGATATAGGAACTCTTAAACAAAGAGAAATCCTTCTAAAAAAGGAAGGCGTTGTTTCAGACTGGAGAAAGCCTCGAAACGAAAGATTCTAATCCTAATTAATTCATCTCGCTTATAACTATCAACAGAAAAGTTTCTTCTAAGTTTTTCTTGACGAAATTTCCCTTATTGCCATTACTAAAGCATGAGTCAATCTGAGCCTATCCCTCTTGACGCATAAGATGCATGACTGCTTTGACAAAGCGCTTGTCATAAGAGCATCAAATATAAAGGAAACCTAAAGAAAGCTTATCATGTCGTCCAGATCGATCGAGAAGGTAAGAGTCATGATCTTTTTTCTTGACAACTCCCTCTTTAAATGAATTTGCTAATCCTGCTTTCAAATCGAATGCAAAAAGATTAATCTTATCAAGCCTTACCTGAAAAGGCTGAATCTATGTCTAGAAAAGATCTCAATAAATTCATTGAAAAAGTCAATGCTCTTAACGCTTTAATTGATTCTATTGAAAAAATTCCAAGTCGAAAAATTCAATTAGAGAAATGCATTTCACATGACCAGGTCGTAAAGCTTGCCAAGTCATGGGGGTTTGACATAGGAAGGCGTTGGGGAGAGTAAATTAATTAAAATTATTTGTTATTTCTTTTTAAATCTTAATTGGAGTACTTTGCTAAAGTCTAAATATATTCTCTTGGGAGACATTAAAATCAAGGGGAATCAAAGAAGCCCGTTGAAGCAAGGTAAAGGATCATAATAACTATTGGTCCTAATCCAAAAATTAGTAAAACTAGTTTTTGTAATTTAGGAGATTCTTCTTTCTCTTTTATAAGTTTACTCATTT comes from the Prochlorococcus sp. MIT 0603 genome and includes:
- the rpmH gene encoding 50S ribosomal protein L34; its protein translation is MTKRTFGGTSRKRKRVSGFRVRMRTHTGRSVIRSRRRRGRSRIAV
- the sppA gene encoding signal peptide peptidase SppA, yielding MIWPWRRKSKKRMARIIIDGPIGGSTRKIVLKAIRQVEKREFPALLLRIDSPGGTVGDSQEIHAALLRLRETGCHVIASFGNISASGGVYIGVAAERIIANPGTITGSIGVILRGNNISKLLERIGIQFETVKSGVFKDILSPDRALTAEERSLLQSLIDSSYGQFVKAVAQGRNLSEESVRAFADGRVFTGDQAKELGLVDEVGDENDARLLAAELADLDEKLQPITLGRPKKKLIGLLPGGSMIASLIELISIEFSTNGQILWLFRP
- a CDS encoding DUF2808 domain-containing protein; the protein is MRQISNNSTFKNSAKKLLSSSLAIGALFAIGTIPNNPSLANTGIDFMWDPDPNYVRLKYVQSSKEKRDRSTYYLILRSKNRKTGILKLTIKVPDYFESKIKPEKLEFCRAQVGGYSTRTKCLETIPGIIEVSKDQTAIDFYPDQPIPVDKKSYALRMKIFNPNSAGMFQFHAYAQSPGAVPISGYVGSWNIAIE
- a CDS encoding PH domain-containing protein gives rise to the protein MMKSSEIVFYEGAPAKEDLVLNLLAGITLIGLPFTFGALVRALWVRFKITNKRISVTGGWMGKDKSQIAYSQIKEVRSIPRGLGSYGDMVLVMEDNARLELRSMPNFREVENFINQQINQTSSRKSSLDATGF
- a CDS encoding DMT family transporter, which gives rise to MFEKLNWLLMVLPFALWGTAMAAMSPLVESGGPEVVATLRLFPAGVVLLLAAFCLKRPLKIAKTDWLWFVAFSLIDGSLFQFCLARGLAETGAGLGSVFIDSQPLIVALLARTLFGDPINPIGWIGLTLGIGGIACIGISPDLLGNWFLMGEEVSGFNILNNGETWMLCAAIAMAIGTVLIRFTCKGSDPVSVTGWHMVIGSIPLALVHYFDREWPLFPHWSFHDWSLMAYTTLLGSALAYGLFFWFASKKELTSFSALAFLTPVFALISGGVWLGERLNSIQWIGVCFVLFSVFLVSQRSRLWEPWTNLNGGISKDI
- a CDS encoding Nif11 family protein, producing the protein MSRKDLNKFIEKVNALNALIDSIEKIPSRKIQLEKCISHDQVVKLAKSWGFDIGRRWGE
- a CDS encoding ribonuclease P protein component, which translates into the protein MVLPKAMRLKGYKCFDYIHKSSKRFRGASMSLKVSKARNNLIRGSKETMGSSSCKCAISISNKVSKKAVVRNRLRRRLHDHLRMRLFNKKDYCNYWTLISLSPNCLRKSPSTLLKECDKLLSEAGLLQ
- the aroH gene encoding chorismate mutase, yielding MNIQSIRGATTCLNNTVEAIEEAVNELVAELVNRNRLQPSQIISVIFSVTTDLNACFPASIARKQTGWETVSLIDCQQMFVKNDLPKCIRILVHVRLSENQVPNHTYLGKASILRPDRSIKALP
- a CDS encoding glycosyltransferase family 4 protein, translated to MDLQHLKLIIISTPIGFIGSGRGGGVELTLVSIVKGLLEMGYEITIIASEGSSLPSSCQKANIIEVKGVDQVSWQQQKDDSPIEIPMDGILPKFLEIAINLSKEYDAILNLSYDWLPIWITPYINANIFHLISMGGVSKIIKNTIKNISETHHSRLAFHTYTQASDYRLEKEPIIVGNGFDFRDYDFQANSTGPIGWAGRVAPEKGLEDAAKVAASLGDTLLVWGFIENNDYASKIEASVPPGTIEWRGFLNTHQFQSQMGACRVLINTPKWNEAYGNVVMEAMGCGVPVVAYNRGGPGELIKSGVTGWLVPPDDIDKLREAVLKANKINRKDCREWAIQSSSYQQLAKRIHCWITNEIAIK
- a CDS encoding ArnT family glycosyltransferase, coding for MKSFISKSEYQKGIFAILLFGFFIFIFQLGSTGLIDETPPLFAAASRAMSETGNWLTPRVNGLNRFDKPPLIYWLMGSFYSIPGHDLWDPLGTWAARLPSAMSSLMMMLFLGDTLMKHPVRNNTFPRRTALVASLAFALSPIVIVWGRIAVSDALLCCTLGISLLLNWRTYVYKDSSNNWWSAWVVLGLAVLTKGPVAIVLTLMTLIIFGYFQKDYLTLIKKTKPLKGLCISVLISSPWYIAELIVEGKPFFDSFFGYHNLQRLTSVVNSHSQPWWFFVMMLLIASFPFTPFLISGLINYFYKILSPNRSYYINKTDNSLLNFAGSWLISVFILFTFAATKLPSYWLPATPAAAIIIALSSGKSIHDDRKVSIHYLSISFFMFLMAILLSNPEIWINTINDPEMPELASELLESGLVTRAAIYFYLPAFISLYFAIGKKSRNLILLQLPFIIFQIFVMLPIWKLADGLRQKPIREVAKQLTLLHKENEEPIAMVGIKKPSLHFYANKLIFYESNDVVALVNLSERLREENRAEWTNETTFSEGRSPTVLVVIDKKTNDYPHWQGMNAKEISSFGIYKLLRLDIGTLKQREILLKKEGVVSDWRKPRNERF